The genomic stretch tatcttatttttttcatattatacaggttacatttcagtttatgggacgatggagctaaatacagcacAACCCTGTAAGAGAGTTTattaacagcagcagaagactaCAGACTATCAAAAAgagtggttgtaacatgacagaaTATGGCAAAGTTCACTGGATGTAAGAATGTTTCTGAGGGCTGCTCTTTAGaccaaaacatttaatattgtCAAAAGATGAGTGAAGTCTAGTTTTacaaactgcagctttaagagGTTTGGCTAGCAAGTTGTGCATGACATTTCCATCTCTATTTCCATCATGTTTGATCCATGACTGTCTGCTGTAGTCATGTTATAATCTTGAAATCATTCCAAATCCCTTGAAATCTGCTCTATGTCAAAGTCCGGCAAGCTCTTCCAACATATTCTAGTAGATGTTTGAACCAACATATGCACTTCTGGCCACTTAACTTCGGCCCTTCTTTGTGCACGCTGACAATGTATATTACCACTGAATATGTGCTCTCAGAACCTCCTTACAGTAAAATGATCCtatcaaaatgtatttgttacACATGTGCACCTCATACAGGTTTAAAAGACCAACCGTTGTGAAAGCACATCTATTCACAATTCTCTGTTGGTGTTGATTGGCTTTGATTCTTACAGCTTGTAGGCTTGGATGCAGATAAAGAACAGAAATAGTTCTGAAGCTTCCTGTATGCTTATAATGAGTTTGCAGCCTGTCACTAAGCAGGCCCCTAGTCACCATGGCACTGCATTACTGTTGCTATGGTTTCCTTATCTGCAGGATGTGGTTCAACCAGACCTGCCATATTTAGTCTGCTTCTGAGTGAGCAAGTCTGCTGCTCCTGGATGCACTTAgctctccttttgtttttttctctgggaAAGAATAAAGAAGCTCTGAAGCCTTTCTGTATAAACCTGTACTGTTTTACAGCTCTAGTGAAACAGGAAGTACAAATGTAGTCATCGGTTTGATGTGTGCAGATACAGTGGCTGGCGAAAGTAGTCATTCAACCCTTTTTTAGTCaatttgttacattccaacctgtaattaTTATACATATgcaattcatatatatatatatatatatatatatatatatatatatatatatatatatatatatatatatatatatatatatatatatatatatatggatgaAATGAAATGTGAAATGTATGTCTCATGACCTGCCAGTAGAAACATacattttctgaaaggccccagaggctgtGACACCGttaagcaagaggcatcacaccaaGAAAACCAAGGCGCTCTCCAAACgggtcagggacaaagttatTGAGTAGAAGTGAGGAaggaattatttaaaaaaaaaatctaaatctttgATCGTTGACCACCATccaatccatcatcttcaaaagTAAAGCACATGGTAACACAACAAGCCTGCCAACAGAGAGCTgccaccagaactcacagaccgGGCCAGGAGGGTATTAATCAGaaaggcagcacagagaccaaaggtaaccctgaaggagctgcagagctccacagcagagactggacgATCTATCCATAGGACAAAAATGAGGCATACACTGCATAGAGCAATTATGcacactgaattttttttttttatgttgtgttttatttgttagtttttcctgtttgttgtttgctttacaaaaataaaatacaaaaaagttgTACGCAtcttctgtaaatgaaatgggcaAACTCTGAAACAATCCATTTTAGTTCCTAACTGTGAGgcaataaaacaggaaaaaatgtcAAGGGGCTCTACatagaaataaattataaacTAGAAATGAGAGGGTTTTTTATCTTTGTGATTAGaattaaatatgaaacaaaagCATTATTGTGAACTTCTGTAACCCCGCATTCTTGTTCAGGATAAATAATCCTcttatttttctgaatacaaGAGCTGCAGGATTAAATTCTCTGAGATAAttatttctctttcaggctttaTCTCAGATTGGTCTTAACCATTCCTTCTGTGTTCTTTCACAGACTTAACAGATTAGAACGGTCCAGGAATCCTACTTTCTTGATGGAAACATTGTCTTGTGGtgaatcagaaaaaaagttatgttttcCACACAATTAATATCATGTAATAGGACTTTCTGGTTGTAAAATAACTCTTGTATCACCAGAGTTAATGTTCACAGATCTGAGCAAGGATTAGACATCTTTGTAAGAAAGTTGTCAAATCAGTCAGCTTGACTACTGCTATGGATATTCAGGTAGCATGCTAAAATGTGTCTTTGTAACCTTGATCCATCTAAAGtgtaaacaaaatgaacaatatatgtttttttttctttaggagAGAAAAATTGTTATGtcattcttttatgttttttattgtccAGTCAATTCATATGATCTCATCTACAATTCAGCTCATTTTGGTTTAATCAGGTCAGTCCAGTTGATGAGTTCAATGTTCAATATTTAATTTGGTCAATTACCTAATTCTTTTAGTTCAGCTCAAATCAGTTCTGTTTAGTTCAGATTATTATTCAATTAAACGCTTTCATTTAGTGACATGAAGTGACATCAACTTATTTtctgttcagtttattttattttaattttgtcactTCACCTAAATGTATTGCTATTTATCTCACTGAGTTCAGGTTAGTTAAACTTAGTCCAGTTTAATTCAGTAAAATTTTATATATGCAGTTTAATTAAATTGCATTATTTTAGTTGAGTTTACTCCAGTTCAATTAATTCATGTTCAGTCTagtttaattgtatttatcAAACTGGATTAATTCCCCTTTGCTTGACTTCAGTTTTAAGTAGGATCCTGTGAGCAGTCAATGTTAGTTAGGTTAGttttaattacattatttttgatTCTGCTGAATTCAATTAACTTCTATgagttacattttgtttattaaatttaatataAGACACGGAATGTCTTTCTTGTCCAACAATGGGGAAGTTTGGGAAGACAGTGGACAGAGTTACACATTAAATCAATAATGAAAAGACAGGCTGATCTAAACTAAATTCAGttataaagcaacagataatgAATTTATCAGAAAGACTGAAATACAAGTTAAAAACCACAGTATTGCACTATTATGGATAACGTGATATATTCAggttaaaaaagggaaatattcaagttaaattgAGGAAAATTCACAGAAActagggaaagaaaaaaaatgttttactgtgtaAAAAATGCATTACAAAATTTATGCAAATGATTCATAAAAATTACATGACATTGGTAAGGTTCTATGGTGCTACTCTTTGTTGTTTGAATAACATGCACATGAGTGCAGTTCAGGACAAGGTTGGGAATTAAGGAGTTGTCCAGCCCTGGGGACAAAAGTTGTCCTCGTCAATTGAGTCCTGCAGCAAGGGCAGCTTAGTCTGAGTCCCGAGGGAAGCCACTCAAACACTGGGAAAGGGATATCTGAGGGTTCTTGTAGGATCCTGTGAGCAGAGCTCATTTAATAGTTTTCTGATTCTGCAAAGAGTTTCAGCAGGAGATTACACATTGCCATACATAGTGCAAAGTGGTGTCTGTCTTTGTTCAGCCTAAATCTATTCTATGCATTTTAAATAACGGATTTCgactttttatttcctctttgaGCTATTGTTAAACGCAGCATCGAGAGGAAAGAGGAATAAAAGATAGCGACAATGATAAAAGTGTTGTAATTAAAATGGAGATTTTACCCAACAACTGAGAGAATATATATTGGATGATTAACAAGTACATGGgatgtttcacaaaataaagAGTAGCAATGGGTGATTCATGAATTATAATTTTCAGTTTAAGGTCCAACTCCTGACCAGCTGCAACCCCTTTCTAACCCTTGTGATGCTCTTACTTTGGCAAATCATGAATGGTTTTCAAAGTTTTACTCATTTCCCATAACTATTATCTAGATATTGTGGAGGATCTGAGATTTGTACGACAGCAGTGAAAGTTCATGGAATTAGCCAATCTCAGGAGGTGAAGTATACGGCAAAAACCTTTTTGAACcaaataagttaaaatcttcGGGAAAGAATAATTTAATAAGTGTAACAGTGGAAGGCATTATATTCAGGTTTcctcttttttgtattttgatttgtaaaaacTCTCAGACGTTCGCTGTCGGAAGTAGTTGCATTATCTTCACTATTATATgtacttttttgaaaaaagaaagacagtTATAGATAGCGGTTAATTGAAACTTATTATATAGGGTTTCTTGCAAAGGTATTTATGCCCCTTGAACacatccatgtgtttttatcCAACAACTTCAaacttggattttatgtgataaactgGAGCATAACTAGGACATGGTtgtcaaataaatgaataattgtTATGCATCTCTTTTCAACCCTGTATATTTCCCTTATATTACCTTTGGAGGTGCCTAATTACTAAACAAACCACTTGAGTTTAAATCAGTTTCCGCTGGTCTCTAAAGACCacaaaggtttgttagagaacatcagtaaACAAAAACTAATGAAGACTAGAGAACACAGATAGCTTgaagagaagtttaaagcagggttagctcatagaaaaatatataaagccATGACCATCTCAAGGAGCACTGTTTAATCCATCAATTTAACATGAAAAGAGTATAGCACAACTACAAACCTTTCCAAACAAGGTAACCCACCTAGACTGACAGGCAGGACAACGATGGCATtaaccagagaagcagcaagGAGGCCtgtggcaactctggaggagctgcagaaacccAAAGCTCGGGTGAGTGAATCTGTTAACAAGGCAACAATTGATTGTGGACTCAAATAAAATTTGGCCTTTAGGAAAGTGTATCAAGAAGAAAGTTATTAGAAGTAGTATTGCCACAAGCCAAGTAGATAACCAAACAATCatgaaagaaggtgctctggtttCACTCTGGTGGGCTACAGAACACCACCATAAAAATACCCACAGTTAAGCAAGGCGGTGGCTGCTTCATGCTGTGaggaagcttttcttcagcagagacagggaagtTTCTCAGAGTTTTAAGAAGCCAGATGGAGTTAGAGGTAGAGTCTGCGATTTTTCAGAAATGCAAGTGAGAAAtgtaagtccctttttgaataactgcacatacACAAGACCATGTTACTAGCTCTCaagggggatcgcgtgaaaaaatctcccaaatccactcttaTTTCTTTGTACTGAGGCTTTCCActttttctcataaacttgtagtGGTTTGCTTATTGTGGCTTTCAgcaatgttcaaagtatacggtgagagcagtggagttTTTACAGGtcagcagctttcacagagatctaaATTTTTAACCTCTTTCTTTTTGAATACATAACAttttgactactgtcaggatggaaggagaatttaaaaaaaattctgaacaggttaacaactatagctttaaaagtATGAAATTAATCATGGAGGAAAGCCTCTTAGAGTTTTTAGGAGTTCAGACTGGGGCAGACGTTCACTTTTTGGCATGACAAaggccctaaacatacagccagaggtaCCATAGCATGACATAGATTAATGCTTATCTATATTGTAAATGACTTGAGCAATGTtcaaacctaaatccaattgaattTATGTGGACTTACAAAATATTGTTAGCAGATGCTCTCTATCCAATATCACTAAGCTTAAGCTATCATGAGAATTATGGCCAGACATTTTAGTCTCTAGACTTtcaaagctggtaaagacaAATCCCAAAAGACTTGCTGTTGTGCTTACAGCAAAAGATTGTTTTACAAAGTCTTTTGAGGGCACTCAATGCATGACAGACAATTCAGATTTACCTTTGTGACATAAAAATCATGTATCGTTTTCATTCTGCTTCAGAATTATACACGGCTTTGTATTGCTCTGTCACATATCACTCTGATAAAAAGACATTAGAGTCTGTGGTTATCACGTGACAAAATGAAAGTGAAAACCagggggtgggaatactttgcAAGGCGCTGTGCGCACCTCATTATAAAAGGCTTTTGACCGCCTGCAACATTTCCCAGCATCATCTTGATGCTGGAAAACTtgaaataatggaaaaaattaaataaaaaaaaaaattaaattgcatgAGTGAGTAGTCCGTCAGCAGCTTCTAAACACCTTATGTAACACATGACAAAGAGATCGAACCCCCCATAGCCCTTtatcgttttatttattttttcgttCCTTTTTATTAACACTTTTTGGCATTAGATTTATGCATGTGCATGCCGAGCTTCCGAGATTTGTTTACAGTCAATAACAAATTTAATGGAAGGGCAACTTCCCTGCCCAGGCAGGACCTGAACGGCTACAACATGACCATGCACGTTGTATTGTGGGAGGGAGTGACTCACGCATGCGTATCGAACGCCCTCTGCTCCTGCCAAGCGCTAAGTGGAAAACAAGGAGTGAGCAGCGGCTAGGAAATGTAGTGAATCGCCTTTTTTAAATGGATATAGATATAGACTTGTAACAATTAGCAATCTCACCGTGTATCACGTGACATAAGAGAAGCGTTGCTGTTTAGGTCTAAACAGGACTTCAAATCTCGAGGCTGTAAGTGAGTAACTCGGCTTTATTGTTAGAATCCACAGGTTCTGATCTTTGCTTCCCTTTCctttagaagaaaagaaaaaaaaaatactaagagTGCTTGTGGATGAATCTGGACTGAGTGGCTGGAGTTGTGGGCGAGGAAACTGTTGCATCACTCGAGTTTGCAGTCGCACATTACGGACTTGCTCGTTCCATCCAAGCGCAAGACATGATGAAATGTCCTGCCTCTGTGTAGATGAGGAATTGCGAACCGAGTCGCCGTGAATTCATTGATGGGCTTGTAAAACTACGAAAATCAATTACCCGCAGTTCTGTTGAGCTTTACATGTCGCCTCAGATCGCTTCCTTTAGCGGGCGTTTTCCCTTGGATTTTCACTCGTAGGGGAGAAGGAAGTTTCCTGCGCTCTTGAGTGGCCGAGGAGAGGTGCTGTCTGTGGTCCTGAACTCAGAAATCTCAGCCAGGAGTTGGCCTTGAAGACAATTTTAGGACAGAACTAGAGCTTCAGCAGAGGTTGTCCCACCAGCAGCTCCTCTTAGGGCTGAATATGGTAACTCTGCACAGAGTTCATCTGCAAACATTgcttcttttgttgtttgtcGGTAAGTATACATTTTAAGGTTGCCTTACACAATGTCTTGTTTAAATTAGGAGCGTTGCATGCCATGTTTTGGCCACTGAGCAATCGTGGTTATGGACGTTGACGTTTTCTAGAGCAGACCCTCTAATGCCTGCAGTTCATTTCTCATAAAAAGGCTAAAAGCAATGTTAAGCTTTTTTcatatttcctttttcttctgcttctttttcttcttctctctctctctgtctctccttttGCTTCTCTTTTCTCCACCCACATGTTAGTGTAAAAAgctgatgaaaaaaaaggaaaagataaaATCAACATTGTCACTGTCTGCCCAGGGGGTATGCGCTGgttatataacagcaatgagcCCAACAGACAGTCACACATATACAGTGCTTTCCGAATGTATTTTGCCAGGTTAAAAACCTCATTAGGGTTaagttgatgtttttattttaatcttttcGTTTTTCGCGGGGCTATTGATGCTGGAGTTGCCCCGACAAGAATGCAGGGGGGCATTCTTGTCAGGCGTCTTGCCATATATTCATAATTTAATCAAACACTGGCGGTTTTGCTGGGTCACACTAACACTTTAACACTCAACTCTAACCAGTTTACCTATCCCAActgcagaaaagcatccccacagttTGATGCTGCCACCAGGCATTCGCTGTGGGCATGGTGTGTATGAActaatgtgcagtgttagtttttctcTACAAACTACGTTTTGTATGTAGGGTACAAAGCTccgttttggtctcatctgaccagagcaccttctttcacatgtttgccTAAATGACTTGTGGCACACATAAATAGGGCTTTCTTTCACCAATGGCTTCCATCTCACCACTCTTAGATAGAGGCCCTATTTGTGGAGACTATGACTAATACTTGTTGCATTAACAGATTCTCCCATATATAAGCATCTGTGCAGCTCATCCTGAGATATTATAAATGTATGTCTGCTTCtctgataaaacatgtttagagCCATTTTATCTCTTTCTAGATACCCCAAACATATGTGACActcagacaaaagaaaacctatcAAGCAAAACACTCTTTGCACTTTTGCAAAGAGTGTATTCTTACTGACGCAAGAATACAACTGAGTCTTATAATTTAAAGAATGTCATAAATAGacagaacaagaaaaacaatgttCATTGTAACATTGTGTCTTTCTGTAGcggaaattttaaaaatatgtgtaGATGGAAGAAGTCCTAAAACTAATCTTTCCTAGTTCCTAAGAGCCACTCTTGAGGGGCCAAGGGAGCCAaatgcagctctgcagctgcaTGATGCAGACACAGAGTCTATGCATTCATAACTACCAAATGATTTGCCTTTTACTCACTCAGTTCCCTCCTcatattattaaattatctcTAATGCAATTATACTCCAACAGTTTCCTTCTCCAGTTTGATCACAATGCCTTGCTAAACCTTCCCAATGGTACCCATAATTTCTACACTCTTTCCCATATATTTACCTCTCCCACTCCAGACAAATATTACAGAGGTCATGTTTTTTACTTTGCTGATCTGTTGTGAGTATAGTCTCATCACAGCTCACAGGGCTGTATAATTAAATTTGTGCCTGTTTTAATGCAAACTGAGTTGTGCATCTGGCCCTGTGTTGCATATGACATGAATGGACTGCACGAGATGATGAAATGCATTAAGaatgttcttttttatgttttcgtGTTGCAGTTTGTTTAGGTCTATAGCACAAGGCAGCTTGTAATTCAATGACTTTTGTACCTGTAAGCACTTCTCTCCAAAGAAATAAATGCCCTAAAGTTTAGAACCTTAACCATCAGACTTTTTATTTCCTAGAAGACCCCAAAACCAATTCCTGTGTCAAAAAATAATCTATTGCTAAAGTATCTTATGAAATCTGATAGACACAGTTTCTCCCTCCCAGGCAAGTTTgttcttttacttatttaaataaaaatgttcaaagcacaaaaaaatatttttaaaacaatgtttacaGAAGACAAGctgtaaataagaaaatattggtTGGCTGcaaagctaaatgtttgtaaTATTGCTTCTTTAGTCCACCTGAGCAGGCCAGTATGTGTCGATGTGGATTCGGAAACAGAAGCAGTGTTGGGAAACTCCATGAAGCTGACGTGCATATCCTGTTTGAAGAGGGAGGAGGTCAAAGTCAATACAACTGTGAAATGGTTCTTCACGCCAACAGACCACGAAAACAGCACATACAGGAAAACTCTCGTATGTCTCCAGAACAGTGTACTTCTATAGCTCTGTTTTGATCAGTTTAGATTCTACAGGTTAacaattttgtctttttgttttctcatttcATCTAGATTTACCAATATCAGGATGAAGTCCCAGAAAGTGTTGGTGGGCATTTCAATGGCCGTCTAGCCTGGAATGGTAGCAAAGATCTACAAGATGTCTCCATTTTGATCCTAAATGTCTCAGAGAGTGACCGTGGTTTCTACGAGTGTAACATTACTCGTCAGTTTGACTTTAGAGACTTCACCCCTACAACAACGATACAAAAGAACATCACACTGACTGTGAAAGAAAAGGGTATGTCTGTGtactttggtttcattttaaatacatttggaaGCAGATATCTAAATCACTGTGTAAAAGACACATAGCCACCTTTTGTTTTACAGTGTGACATTAAATCGGACTAAACTTTTTCTGCCGTAGATCAGTCAAAATCACCAACTTTCTATATTCGCTAAATACCAAAATAACCAGAGCGAATGTTTCATTGCTTTCTTCAAATTCAGCAATCACATAGCTAAGACTACTTTGCGCAACAACTCAGTTAAATTTAAGAACACATGTGAATGTTTGTTCTCAAATATTCTCAAAAAGAACAAAGCTAGTATAATGAAAACCGATTATGGCTAAAAATGCACTTAATGACAAAAACATTATGTCTTGGAGACAAGTTCTAATGTCTGAAAATTATAATAGAGGTGAGAGACCCATTAGGACCTCTTTACATTTGGAGAAAAAGCTTGGAAGCCTGAGAACATCATCCTAGCCCTGAAGTAAGAGCGTGGTAGCACCAAGTTGTCCAGGTGTTCTGCTGcaggcaaacaaacaaagacaatGTTTGAAGTTGCCATTTTAAAGCCATGATCTTagtcccacaaaaaaaaaaaaaaactaatgggAGAAGAGCTGAAGGTGAGCTGAGGTGCGAGTGAGGAAAGAGGCCTCTTACTGTACCCTGTTTCAGGGCCGATATTCCAGCAAActattgtgagaagcttgtggaaagAAACCATAAAATGACCCAAGTCATTCAAGTTTTTAAGGCAATTCTGCCAAATTCTGAGGAAACATgtttaaacttctgaatttgaagaaattcagaagaattatttacaaaaagtatttgtatcattattctggcatttagcaaatacaaATGATTTTGGTAATCCTCactgacctaaaacaaaaaaggtttagGTCTGATTTtatgtcagacagtgagaacatttttcatgtgtctATAAATACAGttcatgtaaaatgtgtttaactgAAAGCAAGTAAGcaatcacaatgttttttaaaaacctccatTACACTTTATACACTGTCTAAAGCTATCTGCATGTTTCTGTTACAAACATAACATGATCTATCCTGTGTTAACTAACGGTTTTTGGTTTCTTAATCAAGGCTTCAATGTTTAGATGCAAACACGGTTCTCTGCTGACCTGTGTGCACTGAGTCCTTTCTTTATGCTCTGCCTCCTCTTCATCTGAGTCTAAAGTGTTTATCAGGGCACCATGACTTGCTTTTCAATTACAAACCCACCTCTTTGCTAAGTGATGCATTAGTGTGAAAGCAGCCTGCCACTAACAATACCTCAAtaactgggttttattttgtctgcctttattttctaaagCTTTCTTCTGTTGTCAGTGAAGGGCTTAATTCAAACCAGCTTCTTTGCTATCTGTTTAAAACTGGGTAATGTATAATGCTTCCCGAATGTCTGGCCTGCTGAGTGTTTTATCATCCACCTGTAtcaaatatacaaatatacatgtatatttgGAAGTTCTTAATTattatccatttctttaaatttgcattttctATGTTTGCACATGGTAGAATTTTAAATAAGATGCATATAAAGAtacatattgttttgttttttcacctaAGTACGCTACAAACTGATTTTTCTTAATGCACAAATATCGCAATTTACCGTCATATTTCATACAACAATGGTATCAAATTTCAGAAAGCCTTCTGTGTAATGGTCATTATACATGTGCATCATATTCTGGTAATGATGTTCATGGCGGCAAACTGAAAtagcttgtggttaatgcatcTGTGCTTTCCCATCTGAGGgattatattacaaaaacagCACCACCTCAGTAGGTTTTCTGGTATTTGGTACAAACTTACAACCAGGTTCACAGTGGCTCAAAAAATCCATTTCCTTGGATGATTTTGAAtagttttatgcttttttgtttgtttgtttttgtacaatTGCCAAATGCCTGCATGTGTTCTCAAGGAGATTTCTGCAAACTCCAGTGTATTTTACTAGGGTtttgtgtgacagaccaacaaaacAAGTGTCAAGTGAAATGAAAATcctaaaagtgtggcatgcatttgtgtcTTCCTGTTTACTGTAACCAGCGGAAATAAATccgacgctgccaccaccatgattCACCAAGAAAAGTACAGTTATGGTGGCATACAGGGTTAGTTGTCCTCCACACATAATTTTGCAAGTTGGCCAAAAAGTAGCCATTtgggtctcatctgaccagtgTCATCCAAGTCCTGGCATCTGGAGAATTTCTTCATGCCACTCATGTATGAAGTGCAGATTTTTGGAGTATATGGCTAATAGAGGCTTGCTGACATATTCTCCCCCGAGATCTGTGGATCTATGTGCCTCTGCCAGAATGGGTCTTCTTGCTGCTTTCTTAGTTAATACTACTTTTCCCCAGACTGTCAATTTTAGTCGATGGATGGAGCCATGTTTTGGTGGGTTTGCAGTTGAGCtgtactctttccatttttgttgCCTTCACAGAATACCTGGATTTATACTAAGATTAGATTACACCCAGGTGGATTGGTAGGTGACTTTCTAAGGCAAATGTttgcacaggattttatttggaTTATCAGTGTTAAggggggctgaatgcaaatgaaTGTTAAACTAGaggttttatttgtgaaaataaatcaaatatacGCATGATGATCTTTCCTGTTTAAAATGATGCACTACCTTGAGTtggtcaatcacataaaatccctgaGAATACATAGAAATATGTCGTCACCAAATGACAAtatgcaaaacagctcaaagaGTATGAATACCTATGCAGAGCATTTCAGTCTACTGTTATTAATCTCCTAccaaagctaaataaaataaaaagacttaaaaatataaacaaataagaTATTATAGGCATGattgaaaacattgtttcccaTAAAATTAAAGGCAGTAAATTATTATGGTAAACAGAAACTGTTCTTATGTTCAGATGGACATAactattttaaacacattaacaaTAAGAAAACTCTAATATTGAAATACATT from Fundulus heteroclitus isolate FHET01 chromosome 18, MU-UCD_Fhet_4.1, whole genome shotgun sequence encodes the following:
- the scn3b gene encoding sodium channel subunit beta-3 isoform X2, yielding MKLTCISCLKREEVKVNTTVKWFFTPTDHENSTYRKTLIYQYQDEVPESVGGHFNGRLAWNGSKDLQDVSILILNVSESDRGFYECNITRQFDFRDFTPTTTIQKNITLTVKEKASNDTAAIYSEIMMYVLLVFLTLWLLVEMVYCYKKISKSDEQAQDAATKYLAVPSEQKDNPVAPVTE
- the scn3b gene encoding sodium channel subunit beta-3 isoform X1; translation: MVTLHRVHLQTLLLLLFVVHLSRPVCVDVDSETEAVLGNSMKLTCISCLKREEVKVNTTVKWFFTPTDHENSTYRKTLIYQYQDEVPESVGGHFNGRLAWNGSKDLQDVSILILNVSESDRGFYECNITRQFDFRDFTPTTTIQKNITLTVKEKASNDTAAIYSEIMMYVLLVFLTLWLLVEMVYCYKKISKSDEQAQDAATKYLAVPSEQKDNPVAPVTE